From the Methanobacterium sp. CWC-01 genome, the window CCGGGGTATCGCCGGATCAGGTGGCCCAGGTGGTGGGCACCCCCGGTAAGTTCGAGGTTAAAATAAACAATGAGACTGCCCTGGTGGGTTCGGATATAACCAAGGTATCACCCTACCAGGTCACCGGCACCCAGTGGAGTGTGCCCTTCACCATATCCACCGAGGGGGCTAAGAAGTTTGCCGAGGTAGCCCAGGGTCAGGCCAATGCCCCGGTGGACATGTACCTAGACGACCAGCTCATATCCTCACCACTCCTGGACCCGGGACTGGCCACCGGAACCGCATCCACCGATGTGGAGGTGAGTGGGACCGAAAATACCTCAGAAGAGGCCCAGAACCAGGCCAGGACCATCCAGACCGTGTTGCAGTCGGGGGCCCTGCCAGTGAAGGTTTCCATCCAGGGAGTGAGCAGTGTCTCCGCGGAGCTGGGTGAACAGTTCCTGAACGGAGCCCTCATCGCCGGGTTACTGGCCCTGGTGGTCATCAGTATCATCATCTTCATCCGCTACCGAACACCGGTGCTGGTGATACCCATCATCCTCACCAGCCTGGCGGAGCTGGTGCTGATCCTGGGAACGGCCAGTGTTATAAACTGGAACATCGATCTGGCTGCCATTGCCGGTATACTGGCCGCCATTGGTACCGGGGTGGATGACCAGATCATCATCACCGACGAGGTGCTCAAGGGTAAAAAGACCACCAGCCGGAGAACAGGATTCCAGGCCAGAATTAAAGGTGCCTTCTTCATCATCTTCGCCGCTGCCGGAACTCTCATTGCGGCTATGCTGCCTTTAGCCTACGTGGGCTTCAGCCGGGGATACAGTGGTATCGGAACCCTGTCCGGTTTCGCCTTCACCACCATCATTGGGGTGCTGATCGGTATCTTCATCACCCGGCCGGTCTACGCCAAGTTCCTAGAACTGTTGGTGGTTGATAAAAAGATAAAAACCGCACCGGCCAAGGAAGAAACCACCAAAAAAGGTAAAAAAGATCGAAAAGGCTCAAAAAAGAAAAAAAAGGGTAAAAGGAAGTAACCTTTTACCTTCCCCCTTAATTTTTCTCAAGTTTTATCACTTTATTCTAATTATTTACCTCTTGGCTTGCAAAATTATATTAACATACTCCTCCATATCCTCCTATAAGATACGAGGAGATGAGTAGGCTATGAAGACCCCCCGGGAACTGAAGGTCACACCCATACGGAATGGTACGGTCATCGACCATATCACCGCCAACAAGGCCCTGCACGTTCTGAAGATCCTGAACCTGCCCAGCCAGGAGACAGCAGTGACCATTGGTATGAACGTCAAGTCCTCCCAGATGGGAGCCAAGGACATAGTCAAAATTGAGGGCCGGGAACTGGAATCGGCTGAGGTGGATAAGATCGCTCTCATCGCCCCCCAGGCCACCATAAATATAATAAGGGACTATGAAATCGTAACCAAGGGTAAGGTGAAGCTCCTGGAGACCATCAGCGGCATCATACGCTGTGCCAATCCCAACTGCATCACCAACACCGAGGAACCAGTGGACTCCCTGTTCTACGTCACCAGCCAGGAGCCCCTGGTGGTGCGTTGCTACTTTTGTGAACGGGCCATGGACCAGGCCGAGATTGAGAACCAGTTCGGACCCCTGTAGGGGATTGAGGTTTATTTTTTATATTTTTTTAATGAAAAAGGGGGAATAAAAGAATTCAGGGGGTTATGATAGATGCAGATGTTTAGGAAAGTAGTGGACGTGCACACCAGCATCCGGGTGGAAATGGTGGACATCACCCGGCTGGTGGAGGAGACAGTCCGGAGCAGCGCCCTCCAGGAGGGCCTGGTGAATATTTACAGTCGCCACTCCACCTCAGCGGTGGTCATCAATGAAAACGAAGCCGGACTGGTGGAGGACTTCCTGGTGGCCCTGCAGAAGCTGGTACCCACCGGGGCGGGGTACCTCCATGACCGCATCGATAACAACGCCGATTCCCATATCCGGGGCTTCCTGGTGGGGGGATCACAGACGTTACCCTTCGCTGATGGTCGGCTGATGCTGGGCACCTGGCAGAGCATCTTCTTCGTGGAACTGGATGGACCACGCCACCGGAAGCTGACGGTGACGGTACTGGGGCTGGATTAAAACGAAATAATATTTCGGAACTTATTCCATAACCAATCCTATTTCCTGGGATGGCAAATGGATGTCATTAAGGGTCCTGAAATCCCTAACTACAGGTATCCTCTTTTGATGGAGAGAAAGAACAAATTGAGCACGTACTGCTATCAGATCTTCCCCTACCGATATCTCCATATCTAAGTTAAAATCACTCTGCAGGGAATATTTGGAAATATTTAAAACTTTAGATGCGTCTAAAATTTCAACTGCTACTGGATGATATTGTTCATCAAAATCCAGTATCAAATAGTTCCCGATTTCCAGTGATTCCTGGTAATGGTAATCATTCACAATCCGGAGATATAGAATATCTGATTGGAAATCGTAGTCCTTTTTTATTTGGAATAGATTTTTCATTAGCGCACCCTTCGGTCTACTTCTTGTTCATATGTTGTTACTACCTTAATATATTTTGAAATAGAGGAAGAAACATCTATGACGATGATTAGATCATAATTCTGGGACTTTTCCGGATGATTATAATAAAGCCGGAATCTTTGCGGCCTCTGTTTAATTATACCCATCAATTTTTTATTTAAAAGGCAATCATATATCCATTCATCTTTAATATTCCGATCAAACATCTTATTGATAGAATGTGGTCTTAAATTGATATTATCTAGAGTTAAATTTTTCAAAAAATATACTTCCAGGGGGATTTCCTCCATGATAATTATTAATAATATTAATATATTTAATACTATGTTAGTCCCCAGGCTAAAAATAAATTCGCTATCTTAAAATAATAGAGAAGATTCCCCTACAGAAACTCCACTTCCAACGCCACCACCGGGTACTCCAGGCCGAAGCTGGTGACCACCCCGGGGTTCATCTCCCCGAAGACACCCTCCAGTACCAGCAGGCCATCCTTCCGTCCCTCCACCCCGGCGCATCTTCCTCGCAGGAAGGAGGGATGCTCTTTTATTTTGATGTCCATGTCCAGTCCCAGGTTGGTTAACACCGCGGCGGTTAAGGACTTGATCTCGGTGAAGTTGGCATGGCTGTGGGTGACGGCGGCGGCCAGCTTCCGCACTCCCTGGCTGCGGGTCTCGGCATCACCATCCAGATAAACCACCTCCCCCACCTCGAAGATCTTCTGGGGCAGGTCCTCGTGCTTGTTATGATCCAGAAATTCCAGTAAACCGTTAAGGAGGCTCTGCCGGATCATGGTACGGTCCTGGCTGATGGGCTGGGCCACCTCCACCCTTTCCTCCTCGGTTAGTCCCATCATATGGTAGTGGTGCTCCTCGTTGGTCAACATAAGGCTCATCACCTCCACCAGGCCCAGTCCCACCATGATCTCCCGGATTAGGGTTTCAAACTCCTTCCGGGGGTCTTCCCGGGCTACAGTGGCCACCCGGGGTAAGTCCGGTTTGATATCGGGGAAAGAGTAGCCGATGGCCACGTTCTCCACCAGATCCACCTGGTGCAGGATGTCCACCCGGAAGGGGGGGACCAGTACCTTAACCGTGTTCTCATCCACCACCTCCGCCCCCATACGCACCCTCTCCAGGGCCTGGGCCACCTCCCGGGCATTGAGGGTGATGCCGATGATCCTCTCCGAATCTTCAACCTCCACCATCATCTCCTGGGGGGTTAAATCCGGCAGGATCATGGTCCGATCTGGATAGGCCATCTCCATGGTACCAATCCTACCACCCGCCTCGGCGAAGCTGGTGGCCAGGATGATGAGGGTCTGGGTCACGGCCTGGAGGTCAGTGCCGGTCACGTCAATCAAGAGGTTCCTGGTGTCCAGAGTCAGTTTGGTAAGTTCTCCATTGATGATGGGGGGCATAGACAGCACGTTATCATCAGCATCCACAATGAGAGGATAATATTCCAAGTTTTCCAGAAGATGGGCGTAGCTCCGGCCCTTCTTATGCTGCTCCAGTATCTCCTGGAGGGTTAACTCCTCCTCACACTCCAGGGGGATGAATGAATCCTCAAGAGGAGACCCGGCCCGGTAGTGAAAGGGAGGTCGGACCACATCCAGGTTATGGATACCGATGGCCACCTTACGGCGGTCCCGGCCCAGCACCCAGTGCAGGTCTTCCTGGAAGTCCATTAACTGTTTCAGCTTTTCCTCATCAAGTTCGATGCCCTCCACCACACAGCAGGCCACGTAGGGTCTTATCTTATCCAGCCGGGGATCCACGGTCATGGTCATCCCCGAGCTTTCGGTGTGGTATTGGGGCAGGCCAGTCTCTATTCCCAGAAATCCGCGCAGGGTTCGGGCCACTCCCTCCACCGATAGGAAGTCAGGACGGTTGGGGAAAAATTCCACCTTAACCTCCTCCTCATCGTAGTCCTCCACGTCGCTGCCGATCATGGGTAACAGTTCCAGGAGTTCCTCCTGGTCCAGGGATGTTCCCAGCAGTTCTTCCAAGTTCTGGTAGGTAAATTTTATAACGGGCATTGTGATCATCTCATGAATCTATTTTTTTTTAATGATTCCTGGGGTCTACAGGGAGAACACCAGGATGAAGAAGGATGCTTCTATGACGAAGTGCAGGGCACGGTGCTCCAGGGGGGGCAGGTTCAGGTTCACGGCCTCGTGGAAGAGATCCACGGCCAGGTGCACCGCCGCCGCCAGGAATCCGATGGGAATGGAAAGGAACACTATCGACAGTACCACGAAGTTGAAGATCGCCTCCAGGAACTCGTGCACCATCCACATGCGGATACTGCTGCCGACTATTCTCTGGATCAGCCCGGCCAGGACCACGTAGAAGTCGAAGAACAAGCTCCAGAAGAGTTTGCTGTGCAACTCGTCACTCAAGGCCAGGGCCACTGCCACGTAGAACCATAACAAATC encodes:
- the pheT gene encoding phenylalanine--tRNA ligase subunit beta; the encoded protein is MPVIKFTYQNLEELLGTSLDQEELLELLPMIGSDVEDYDEEEVKVEFFPNRPDFLSVEGVARTLRGFLGIETGLPQYHTESSGMTMTVDPRLDKIRPYVACCVVEGIELDEEKLKQLMDFQEDLHWVLGRDRRKVAIGIHNLDVVRPPFHYRAGSPLEDSFIPLECEEELTLQEILEQHKKGRSYAHLLENLEYYPLIVDADDNVLSMPPIINGELTKLTLDTRNLLIDVTGTDLQAVTQTLIILATSFAEAGGRIGTMEMAYPDRTMILPDLTPQEMMVEVEDSERIIGITLNAREVAQALERVRMGAEVVDENTVKVLVPPFRVDILHQVDLVENVAIGYSFPDIKPDLPRVATVAREDPRKEFETLIREIMVGLGLVEVMSLMLTNEEHHYHMMGLTEEERVEVAQPISQDRTMIRQSLLNGLLEFLDHNKHEDLPQKIFEVGEVVYLDGDAETRSQGVRKLAAAVTHSHANFTEIKSLTAAVLTNLGLDMDIKIKEHPSFLRGRCAGVEGRKDGLLVLEGVFGEMNPGVVTSFGLEYPVVALEVEFL
- a CDS encoding secondary thiamine-phosphate synthase enzyme YjbQ — protein: MQMFRKVVDVHTSIRVEMVDITRLVEETVRSSALQEGLVNIYSRHSTSAVVINENEAGLVEDFLVALQKLVPTGAGYLHDRIDNNADSHIRGFLVGGSQTLPFADGRLMLGTWQSIFFVELDGPRHRKLTVTVLGLD
- a CDS encoding preprotein translocase subunit SecD → MDFKEFIKDWRVILLIILVVGSIASISINGLEQGLDLKGGSVIQIALEQPVDADTMGTVTAVLDRRLNIFGVKDVKVRASGDQAVIVEIAGVSPDQVAQVVGTPGKFEVKINNETALVGSDITKVSPYQVTGTQWSVPFTISTEGAKKFAEVAQGQANAPVDMYLDDQLISSPLLDPGLATGTASTDVEVSGTENTSEEAQNQARTIQTVLQSGALPVKVSIQGVSSVSAELGEQFLNGALIAGLLALVVISIIIFIRYRTPVLVIPIILTSLAELVLILGTASVINWNIDLAAIAGILAAIGTGVDDQIIITDEVLKGKKTTSRRTGFQARIKGAFFIIFAAAGTLIAAMLPLAYVGFSRGYSGIGTLSGFAFTTIIGVLIGIFITRPVYAKFLELLVVDKKIKTAPAKEETTKKGKKDRKGSKKKKKGKRK
- the pyrI gene encoding aspartate carbamoyltransferase regulatory subunit, with translation MKTPRELKVTPIRNGTVIDHITANKALHVLKILNLPSQETAVTIGMNVKSSQMGAKDIVKIEGRELESAEVDKIALIAPQATINIIRDYEIVTKGKVKLLETISGIIRCANPNCITNTEEPVDSLFYVTSQEPLVVRCYFCERAMDQAEIENQFGPL
- a CDS encoding DUF2283 domain-containing protein, whose amino-acid sequence is MKNLFQIKKDYDFQSDILYLRIVNDYHYQESLEIGNYLILDFDEQYHPVAVEILDASKVLNISKYSLQSDFNLDMEISVGEDLIAVRAQFVLSLHQKRIPVVRDFRTLNDIHLPSQEIGLVME